From one Dama dama isolate Ldn47 chromosome 4, ASM3311817v1, whole genome shotgun sequence genomic stretch:
- the LOC133051548 gene encoding sulfotransferase 2A1-like translates to MTGQCVWFEGIPFPSREFPSEHLREVQENFIIKDEDVLLLTYPKSGTNWLMETVCLIHSKGDPKWIQSVPIGERSPWVEAFRGYNLLKDKEGPRFITSHLPVQLFPRSFFKSKAKMIYLIRNPRDVLVSGYFFWRSAKLVKKPQSLEQYFEWFVQGNVVFGSWFDHTRGWMSMRDKENFLILSYEEMKWDTRSTVEKICQFLGKKLEPEELNSVLRNSSFQAMKENNMSNSSLLKGRYLEENGELLRKGVTGDWKNYFTVAQAETFDKLFQEKMADLPQDLFPWK, encoded by the exons ATGACAGGACAGTGTGTGTGGTTTGAAGGGATACCCTTCCCGAGCAGGGAATTCCCATCTGAACACCTGAGAGAGGTGCAGgagaattttattattaaagatgAGGATGTCTTACTGCTGACTTACCCCAAATCAG GAACGAACTGGTTGATGGAAACTGTCTGCCTGATTCATTCTAAGGGGGACCCCAAGTGGATCCAATCTGTGCCCATTGGGGAGCGCTCCCCTTGGGTAGAGGCTTTCAGGGGGTATAATCTACTAAAAGATAAGGAAGGCCCACGTTTCATCACTTCTCAcctccctgtccaactcttcccCAGGTCTTTCTTCAAGTCCAAGGCCAAG ATGATCTACCTCATCAGAAATCCCAGAGATGTTTTAGTGTCTGGTTATTTTTTCTGGAGGAGTGCAAAATTGGTTAAGAAACCACAGTCACTGGAACAATACTTTGAGTGGTTCGTCCAAGGAAATG TGGTATTTGGATCGTGGTTCGACCACACCCGGGGCTGGATGTCCATGAGAGACAAGGAGAACTTCCTGATACTGAGCTATGAAGAGATGAAATGG GACACGAGGAGCACTGTGGAGAAGATCTGCCAATTCCTGGGCAAGAAACTAGAACCAGAAGAACTGAACTCAGTCCTCAGAAACAGTTCTTTCCAGGCCATGAAAGAAAACAATATGTCTAATTCTTCCCTCCTGAAGGGTCGGTATTTAGAAGAGAATGGAGAACTTTTgagaaaag GCGTGACCGGGGACTGGAAAAATTACTTCACGGTGGCCCAAGCTGAAACCTTTGATAAACTATTCCAGGAGAAGATGGCAGACCTTCCTCAAGATCTGTTCCCATGGAAATAA